One Leptospira wolbachii serovar Codice str. CDC genomic region harbors:
- a CDS encoding porin OmpL1, whose translation MLKSLRFGMMGFLLLCLAGSLSAQTGPRSYFMVGLGMQFDLAQLGGTITKDGLDSRLPVTNNAGVLTGGQQKAIYAENTLLSLKRTTGGVIGGKNSGAMTGGNINIGYEKEGIFGFNNLFFRINANYTTKIAGGDTTSTVMGYKWLDQEWNYTAVTVPTYIGVKLYNAANDTAVYIGGGVNYFKGMWNVSGTINAPGLELMTAGLGSGGSPLLGRGGALLGDVPSPGVAKENAKFGASGFGFNWIVGAQTKVTDKGHVFFELETILSAGMGVAGVTSVGGATALAPWSAYPVVVGGQTYRVGYKIEI comes from the coding sequence ATGCTTAAATCTCTTCGCTTTGGAATGATGGGGTTCTTACTTTTGTGCTTAGCAGGTAGCTTAAGCGCACAAACTGGTCCTCGTTCGTATTTTATGGTCGGTCTAGGTATGCAATTCGACCTAGCTCAACTCGGTGGAACCATCACAAAAGATGGTCTCGATTCTCGCCTTCCTGTAACTAACAATGCAGGGGTTTTGACTGGTGGACAACAAAAAGCGATTTATGCTGAAAACACATTGCTCAGCTTAAAAAGAACTACTGGTGGAGTCATTGGTGGGAAAAACAGCGGAGCTATGACTGGTGGTAACATCAACATCGGTTACGAAAAAGAAGGAATCTTCGGATTCAATAATCTTTTCTTCCGTATCAATGCTAACTATACAACTAAAATTGCTGGTGGGGATACTACTTCCACTGTCATGGGTTACAAATGGTTAGACCAAGAGTGGAATTATACTGCTGTAACTGTTCCCACTTACATTGGGGTTAAATTGTACAATGCAGCTAACGACACTGCTGTTTATATCGGTGGTGGTGTGAACTACTTTAAAGGTATGTGGAACGTATCAGGAACTATCAACGCTCCTGGTTTAGAGTTAATGACTGCTGGACTTGGTTCAGGCGGATCTCCACTACTTGGTCGTGGTGGTGCTCTTTTGGGTGATGTTCCAAGCCCTGGTGTTGCAAAAGAAAATGCAAAATTTGGTGCTAGTGGATTCGGTTTCAACTGGATCGTGGGAGCTCAAACAAAAGTAACTGATAAAGGTCACGTTTTCTTCGAATTGGAAACTATCCTTTCTGCAGGAATGGGTGTTGCCGGTGTAACATCTGTTGGTGGTGCTACTGCACTTGCTCCTTGGTCTGCTTACCCAGTAGTAGTGGGTGGACAAACTTACCGCGTAGGTTACAAAATCGAGATTTAA
- the carA gene encoding glutamine-hydrolyzing carbamoyl-phosphate synthase small subunit yields the protein MFVISARFFGMDLMQAFLVLANGTVMKGRSFGANKNSIGEVVFNTSMAGYQEIITDPSYKGQLVTLTYPMIGNYGINPDDMESDRIQASGLIVKEYVKRPSNFQSKETLSEFLIRFGVPAIEGIDTRKLTRMIRNSGAMSCGIFISETYEDSFLEAVKNAPSMEGQDLAQVVTCEKPYVFGAHSPSKFKLAVYDFGIKRNILKLLDTAGFNVHVFPAKTKAEDLLNDGYDAYFLSNGPGDPAPLDYAIASAKTIMDAKKPLFGICLGHQIIGLALGKKTAKLKFGHRGGNHPVVTKKQVKSKSHHKTMVSMFLVNHLVRCRLQGSTCLTIPWLD from the coding sequence TTGTTCGTCATTAGCGCTCGATTCTTTGGAATGGATTTGATGCAGGCTTTTTTGGTTTTAGCAAACGGAACGGTCATGAAGGGCCGATCCTTCGGTGCAAATAAGAATTCGATAGGCGAGGTAGTATTTAACACCTCTATGGCGGGCTATCAGGAAATCATCACTGACCCCTCCTACAAAGGCCAACTCGTGACCCTAACTTACCCCATGATTGGGAACTATGGAATCAATCCAGACGATATGGAATCCGACCGGATCCAGGCGTCAGGGCTGATCGTCAAAGAATACGTAAAACGACCTTCCAATTTTCAATCCAAAGAAACTCTCAGTGAGTTTCTCATCCGATTTGGTGTCCCTGCCATTGAAGGAATCGACACACGCAAACTAACACGTATGATCCGAAATTCGGGCGCCATGTCTTGCGGTATTTTTATCAGTGAAACTTATGAAGATTCCTTCTTAGAAGCAGTCAAAAATGCCCCTTCCATGGAAGGCCAAGACCTGGCCCAAGTTGTCACTTGCGAAAAACCCTACGTGTTTGGAGCCCACTCTCCAAGTAAGTTCAAACTAGCAGTCTACGACTTTGGAATCAAACGCAATATTCTCAAACTCCTAGATACAGCTGGGTTCAATGTCCATGTTTTTCCTGCAAAAACAAAGGCTGAAGATTTATTGAACGATGGATATGATGCCTACTTCCTATCTAATGGTCCAGGGGATCCAGCTCCGTTAGATTATGCGATTGCTTCGGCGAAAACAATTATGGATGCCAAAAAACCTCTCTTTGGGATTTGTTTAGGCCATCAAATCATAGGCCTTGCCCTTGGGAAAAAGACAGCCAAACTCAAGTTTGGTCACCGTGGTGGAAACCATCCGGTTGTAACGAAGAAACAGGTAAAATCGAAATCACATCACAAAACCATGGTTTCCATGTTCTTGGTGAATCATCTAGTGAGATGCCGATTACAAGGATCAACCTGTTTGACAATACCGTGGCTGGACTGA
- a CDS encoding DUF5808 domain-containing protein → MPYNEDKNFWGIPYGTEITAEAFVKDIWDPSTEEILTPKQFFGLGWGINLHALGRRVGVIK, encoded by the coding sequence ATGCCATACAATGAAGATAAAAATTTCTGGGGTATTCCTTACGGAACCGAAATCACAGCAGAAGCATTTGTGAAAGATATTTGGGATCCTAGCACTGAGGAAATCCTCACACCAAAACAATTTTTTGGTCTTGGTTGGGGAATCAACCTACATGCCCTCGGACGACGAGTGGGTGTGATCAAATAA
- a CDS encoding MBOAT family O-acyltransferase yields the protein MLFNSISFLSHFLFFYLIYYHVSDRIRKYLLLSFGIYFYSQWNINATVLLLFSVIFNYSLARYIPHLSGKTRRTLFIFGITSNLLYLGVFKYFIFVWELFSDLKMGFGFPGLVWKPEILLPIGISFYTFHNISYLIEVYDERIRPCKNFFTFAIYDLFFPLLLLGPIERPGNLIPQIESKQIITRENIWNGISLFIWGVFIKSTIADPFSRYVEIHAQSFESLEPGILWIVAPVIAFQVYADFFGYSLCAMGLAEMMGFRLMNNFKRPFFSSNPSEFWSKWHISLSTWLRDYVYIKLGGNRHGFFRENANLMVVWFLAGIWHGAGYGFVIWGVYLGLCLVLYRCLKHYGLVKTKSRFQSLLGTFLTFYSFSLGLLLFRIQSPSETYLILRNLSHLPNLSSIPLMILITTLPLLVFDLWQEWKDTDRPNFFISTKPFSFMIMFFFFFLWFSLFSPFGKQDFFYFQF from the coding sequence GTGTTATTTAACTCTATTTCCTTTCTGTCGCATTTCCTATTTTTCTATTTAATCTATTATCATGTATCGGATCGAATTCGGAAGTACCTACTTTTATCATTCGGTATTTATTTTTATTCGCAATGGAATATTAATGCTACGGTTTTACTACTCTTTTCTGTGATATTTAATTATAGTTTGGCGAGGTACATCCCTCATCTCTCTGGGAAAACTCGAAGGACCCTTTTTATTTTCGGAATTACTTCCAATTTACTTTACCTTGGTGTGTTTAAATATTTTATCTTTGTTTGGGAATTGTTTTCTGATTTAAAGATGGGTTTCGGATTTCCCGGCTTGGTTTGGAAACCAGAAATCCTTTTGCCCATTGGAATTTCTTTTTATACATTCCATAATATCAGTTATTTGATCGAAGTATATGATGAAAGGATTCGTCCTTGTAAAAACTTTTTTACTTTTGCCATCTATGATTTGTTTTTTCCTTTATTGTTACTAGGCCCGATCGAAAGGCCGGGAAACCTCATTCCACAAATCGAATCCAAACAAATAATAACGAGAGAAAATATTTGGAATGGAATTTCTCTTTTTATCTGGGGTGTTTTTATTAAATCTACGATTGCCGATCCATTCTCTCGGTATGTAGAAATTCATGCCCAATCCTTCGAATCGTTAGAACCAGGAATTTTGTGGATCGTTGCCCCGGTAATTGCCTTTCAAGTTTATGCGGACTTTTTTGGTTATTCTCTCTGTGCCATGGGTCTTGCGGAAATGATGGGGTTTCGGTTAATGAATAATTTCAAACGACCTTTCTTTTCTTCTAATCCATCGGAGTTTTGGTCTAAATGGCATATTTCCCTTTCCACTTGGTTGCGCGATTATGTTTACATTAAGTTAGGCGGTAATCGGCATGGTTTTTTCCGCGAGAATGCAAACTTAATGGTTGTTTGGTTTCTCGCAGGGATTTGGCATGGTGCAGGTTACGGATTTGTGATTTGGGGAGTGTATTTAGGACTTTGTTTGGTTTTATATCGATGTTTGAAACACTATGGTTTGGTAAAAACTAAGAGCCGTTTCCAATCCCTACTCGGAACTTTTTTAACCTTTTATAGTTTTTCTTTGGGCCTCCTATTGTTTCGTATCCAGTCTCCTTCTGAAACATATTTGATTTTAAGGAATTTATCTCATTTGCCAAACCTGTCTTCTATTCCGCTGATGATACTCATCACCACCTTACCTTTATTGGTATTTGATTTATGGCAGGAATGGAAAGACACAGATCGTCCTAACTTTTTTATATCTACAAAACCTTTTTCCTTTATGATTATGTTTTTCTTTTTTTTCCTTTGGTTTTCGTTATTTTCTCCATTTGGGAAACAGGATTTTTTTTATTTTCAATTTTGA
- a CDS encoding GAF domain-containing protein, translated as MGLLDRAEEIKKASGASTPKPPSKIQEKPSLLKKAELFREGTDPVKKDSVPIADSDSEWLDDSFSDTLATEIGDLPSPDGEEEFDLSDIPELSDADFGELADEVWNEDPLPQLENDLDDGPSDYQPISDEDSDPETQAEPELDFDLPSFDEEPSSNLIEEETEPQESNSEPVAESKPTPASEPDFGDDLIDRDYHEDTSEPDAPLPEVNIFDEWENDAKKEAAKQPLRPTKEDPAPIGEDVLFDDESDFGTAPMSYHLASKKRIENYQAIFEITKEIASSKEFSDYFDNLVYSLIGQVGCNSVVVLTSTNPKNPKWEAVAAQGIQSKDSWYLSPSDEIYSRISDSETVIYAGEFKSSRLPDRELRLLNEMGSEILVPIRHGEKCFGVLSLGKLINGEEYITDDLEFAKIVGDIAGSVFERVSEFESMNDHLVQAKDVIEINESVLRFAREFARVRKMDEAYDLLIDNIKQKLGVKQFSFLVLDSETRSDYIVFGSNFILPERAKDFRLSKDSDIVGMVSNVAGVYKLENFREDAELKSIFTNDELGIMSEFTILPIINLNWLVGMVIVHSTGSAWTDTTRDVAVTLLETSAPVFANLLILQEKEALFRNPFNPLETRILAEIEKASQMNTNFTVSLFKIQNVSRMVHLVGTGTFARYADALRKTMMDHIGELDFFTRVGQGKFAMVLHGKDKEETDVVIKKIKSSFAKKEDAIIGSFRATYRVLNLSYPHDTKDKNQFLEMVEEA; from the coding sequence GTGGGACTCCTCGATAGAGCCGAAGAGATCAAAAAAGCTTCGGGGGCCTCAACTCCAAAACCTCCTTCAAAAATTCAGGAAAAGCCGTCTTTATTAAAAAAGGCAGAGTTGTTTCGGGAAGGAACAGATCCCGTAAAAAAAGACTCAGTACCTATAGCAGATTCCGACTCGGAATGGTTAGACGATAGTTTTTCTGATACCCTTGCCACAGAAATTGGAGACCTCCCGAGTCCGGACGGAGAAGAAGAATTTGATTTAAGCGATATACCAGAACTTTCAGACGCCGACTTTGGTGAGTTAGCTGATGAAGTCTGGAATGAAGATCCACTTCCACAATTAGAGAATGATTTAGATGATGGCCCGAGCGACTACCAACCCATCTCGGATGAAGATTCGGACCCAGAAACTCAGGCAGAACCTGAGTTAGATTTTGATTTGCCCTCTTTCGATGAAGAGCCTTCTTCCAATTTAATCGAAGAAGAGACGGAACCACAAGAATCTAATTCAGAACCAGTAGCTGAATCCAAACCCACTCCTGCAAGCGAACCAGACTTTGGTGATGATCTAATAGATCGGGATTATCATGAGGATACATCTGAGCCAGATGCCCCTCTACCTGAAGTCAATATATTTGACGAGTGGGAGAACGATGCTAAAAAAGAAGCAGCAAAACAACCACTTAGGCCTACAAAAGAGGATCCAGCACCTATAGGCGAAGATGTGCTCTTTGATGATGAATCAGATTTTGGCACAGCTCCCATGTCTTACCATCTCGCTTCAAAGAAACGGATCGAAAACTACCAAGCTATTTTTGAAATTACAAAAGAAATTGCATCTTCCAAAGAATTTTCTGATTATTTCGACAACTTAGTTTATAGTTTAATTGGACAAGTGGGATGTAACTCTGTTGTGGTTCTCACTTCTACGAATCCAAAAAATCCAAAATGGGAAGCAGTGGCGGCTCAAGGAATTCAATCCAAAGATTCCTGGTATCTTTCTCCAAGTGATGAAATTTATTCTCGTATTTCCGATTCAGAAACAGTCATCTATGCCGGTGAATTTAAATCCTCAAGGTTGCCTGATCGAGAACTCAGATTATTAAATGAAATGGGATCTGAAATCCTCGTCCCCATTCGTCACGGCGAAAAATGTTTCGGGGTATTATCCCTTGGAAAACTAATCAATGGGGAAGAATACATCACCGATGATTTGGAATTTGCAAAAATCGTTGGTGATATTGCTGGTTCTGTTTTTGAAAGAGTATCTGAATTTGAATCGATGAATGATCATTTGGTTCAGGCGAAAGATGTCATTGAAATCAATGAATCTGTTTTGCGATTTGCTCGTGAATTTGCTCGTGTTCGCAAAATGGACGAAGCTTACGATCTTCTTATTGATAACATTAAGCAGAAGTTAGGTGTAAAACAATTTTCCTTTTTAGTGTTAGATTCTGAAACTCGCTCTGATTACATTGTATTCGGTTCTAATTTTATACTACCAGAACGCGCAAAAGACTTTAGGCTCAGTAAAGATTCCGATATCGTTGGGATGGTTTCTAACGTAGCTGGAGTTTATAAGTTAGAAAACTTTAGAGAGGATGCAGAACTTAAATCCATTTTTACCAATGATGAATTGGGAATTATGAGTGAGTTTACAATTCTACCGATCATCAATTTGAATTGGCTTGTAGGTATGGTCATTGTCCATTCCACCGGTTCTGCATGGACGGATACAACTCGGGATGTAGCTGTAACTCTTCTTGAAACTTCGGCCCCTGTATTTGCCAATCTTCTTATCTTACAAGAGAAAGAGGCTTTGTTTAGAAATCCATTCAATCCATTAGAAACTAGAATCTTAGCAGAAATTGAAAAAGCATCTCAGATGAATACTAACTTCACAGTTTCCTTGTTCAAAATTCAAAATGTTTCCAGAATGGTCCATTTAGTAGGAACTGGAACTTTCGCTCGTTATGCGGATGCTCTCCGTAAAACTATGATGGATCATATTGGAGAATTGGATTTTTTTACAAGAGTTGGGCAGGGAAAGTTTGCTATGGTCCTTCATGGAAAGGATAAAGAAGAAACAGATGTTGTGATTAAAAAAATCAAATCTTCATTTGCGAAAAAGGAAGATGCGATCATTGGATCTTTTCGGGCAACTTATAGAGTGTTAAATTTATCTTATCCTCATGATACCAAGGACAAAAATCAATTTTTGGAAATGGTTGAAGAAGCCTAA
- a CDS encoding SLBB domain protein, with product MAVDWIRRFVLVSILFAGFYYLKENPDLRKRIYSEEPIRVKIEGPVLNPGFYSLDAGSNGKDLIELAGGYLPGAQIKTEDSILEQPLEDGQVLNLGKR from the coding sequence TTGGCTGTAGATTGGATTCGACGTTTTGTATTGGTATCGATACTTTTTGCCGGATTCTATTACTTAAAGGAAAACCCTGATTTGCGAAAAAGAATCTATTCTGAAGAACCGATTCGTGTTAAAATTGAGGGGCCAGTATTGAATCCCGGATTTTATTCATTGGATGCGGGTTCGAATGGGAAGGATTTGATTGAATTGGCGGGTGGATACTTACCCGGAGCGCAAATCAAAACGGAGGACAGTATCTTGGAACAGCCGTTAGAGGATGGCCAGGTGCTAAATTTGGGAAAACGGTAA
- the atpC gene encoding ATP synthase F1 subunit epsilon yields the protein MSKELTLTVISPDKILYQGKAESVILPGAVGYFGILPGHATLVSQLDFGLIKLHTAGKEFRIAIDGGFCEVRNDQIRVLTEGGDSEDDLSHDHAVELLEEAEALPVSKDKEILLKKAKVRILLHER from the coding sequence ATGAGTAAAGAACTGACTTTAACAGTCATCTCTCCTGACAAAATCCTTTACCAAGGTAAGGCAGAGTCTGTGATTCTGCCTGGTGCTGTGGGATATTTTGGAATTTTACCGGGGCACGCAACCCTTGTGTCCCAGCTGGATTTTGGGCTTATCAAATTGCATACCGCAGGGAAAGAGTTCCGGATTGCGATCGATGGGGGATTCTGCGAAGTGAGAAATGACCAAATCCGTGTCCTTACCGAAGGTGGGGATTCCGAGGATGATTTGTCCCATGACCACGCAGTGGAACTCCTTGAGGAAGCAGAAGCCCTTCCTGTCTCCAAAGACAAAGAAATTCTTCTAAAGAAAGCAAAAGTTCGCATTTTACTGCACGAACGTTAA
- the atpD gene encoding F0F1 ATP synthase subunit beta has translation MNKGKIKQIIGSVLDISFDSGNMPEIYNAVEIQSKVNGKDVTITAEVQQHIGDNTVRAISLQSTDGLKRGLEVIDTGIPISVPVGTKTLGRIFNVLGEVIDELGDLPKDVKRMPIHRNAPSYDEIKPKTEIFETGIKVIDLLAPYIKGGKTGLFGGAGVGKTVLIQELINNIAKQHGGYSVFAGVGERTREGNDLWNEMKESGVIDKTVLCFGQMNEPPGARLRIALSALTMAENFRDESGSDILLFVDNIFRFSQAGSEVSALLGRMPSAVGYQPTLSTEMGGLQERITSTVRGSITSVQAIYVPADDLTDPAPATAFAHLDATTTLSRAISEKGIYPAVDPLDSTSRIMNPQIVGEEHYNTAREVQRILQRYKDLQDIIAILGMDELSEDDKILVSRARRLEKFLSQPFHVAEQFTGRPGKYVKLEDTIRSFKGIIEGKYDTLPEQAFYMVGSIDEVIEAAKQLKG, from the coding sequence ATGAATAAAGGTAAAATTAAACAAATCATCGGTTCGGTATTGGACATCAGTTTTGATTCCGGGAATATGCCTGAAATCTACAATGCCGTAGAGATTCAATCTAAAGTAAACGGCAAAGATGTTACGATTACTGCCGAAGTGCAACAGCACATCGGAGACAACACAGTTCGTGCCATCTCCCTTCAATCCACAGACGGATTAAAAAGAGGACTCGAAGTAATTGATACAGGAATACCGATCTCTGTTCCAGTAGGAACAAAAACGCTTGGCCGTATTTTTAACGTGTTAGGTGAGGTTATCGATGAGTTAGGTGACCTTCCAAAAGACGTAAAAAGAATGCCAATCCACAGAAACGCACCTTCTTATGATGAAATTAAACCTAAAACGGAAATCTTTGAAACAGGGATCAAGGTCATCGACTTACTTGCTCCTTATATCAAAGGGGGAAAAACGGGACTATTCGGTGGTGCCGGAGTAGGAAAAACCGTTCTTATCCAAGAGCTTATCAACAACATCGCAAAACAACATGGTGGTTACTCTGTGTTCGCTGGTGTGGGTGAAAGAACTCGTGAAGGAAATGACCTTTGGAATGAGATGAAGGAATCGGGAGTTATTGACAAAACAGTTCTTTGTTTTGGCCAGATGAACGAACCTCCTGGTGCTCGTCTTCGTATTGCACTTTCGGCACTCACTATGGCGGAAAACTTCCGTGATGAATCCGGATCTGACATCCTTCTTTTCGTAGATAACATCTTCCGTTTCTCTCAAGCGGGTTCTGAAGTATCAGCTCTCCTTGGTCGTATGCCTTCTGCGGTAGGTTACCAACCAACTCTTTCTACTGAAATGGGTGGATTACAAGAGCGTATTACATCAACAGTTCGCGGATCCATCACTTCGGTGCAAGCGATCTACGTTCCTGCCGACGACTTAACTGACCCGGCACCTGCGACAGCCTTTGCTCACTTAGATGCAACGACTACACTCTCTCGTGCGATTTCAGAAAAAGGAATTTATCCTGCGGTAGATCCACTGGATTCTACTTCTCGAATCATGAACCCGCAAATCGTGGGAGAAGAACATTACAACACCGCGCGTGAAGTACAAAGAATCCTTCAAAGATACAAAGACCTTCAAGATATCATTGCGATCCTTGGTATGGACGAACTTTCTGAAGACGACAAAATTCTTGTGTCTCGCGCTCGTCGTTTAGAGAAGTTCCTCTCTCAACCGTTCCACGTAGCAGAGCAGTTTACTGGTCGACCTGGAAAGTATGTGAAATTGGAAGATACCATCCGATCCTTCAAAGGAATCATTGAAGGTAAATATGACACACTTCCAGAGCAAGCATTCTACATGGTCGGATCGATTGACGAAGTAATCGAAGCGGCGAAACAACTCAAAGGTTAA
- the atpG gene encoding ATP synthase F1 subunit gamma: MATPREIKKRINSVKNTRKITRTMEMVSTAKAKKATNKVNAAKPYADLTRQLVSSLSSLASIIHSPYLRKPDKIRKVAILAIAANRGLCGGFNSNLLRMVKNRIEELKSKGVEVEVHAAGKKAIAFFKFAKVDLVTTHTNIDDKAGSKEANDLASYFMERFANESVDSVEIISTHYYSAANQKPEITTVLPLKMEETGSKGSTGPDVLYEPDPKTILENLLPMVIKTTFVKIILESVASEHIARRVAMKAATDAAGEMIKLLTRGYNRVRQAKITQEISEIVGGAEAIS, from the coding sequence TTGGCGACACCGCGTGAGATAAAAAAGAGGATTAACTCGGTTAAAAACACGAGAAAAATCACTCGAACCATGGAGATGGTCTCCACGGCAAAGGCAAAAAAAGCGACTAACAAAGTTAACGCGGCGAAACCATACGCCGACTTAACTCGTCAGTTAGTTTCTTCTTTGTCTAGCCTTGCGTCGATCATCCACAGCCCTTACTTAAGGAAGCCGGACAAAATCCGTAAAGTTGCTATCCTTGCAATTGCCGCTAACCGTGGGTTATGCGGTGGTTTTAACTCCAACCTTCTTCGTATGGTAAAAAATCGTATCGAAGAGTTGAAGTCCAAAGGTGTGGAAGTAGAAGTCCATGCAGCTGGAAAAAAAGCGATCGCCTTCTTTAAATTTGCAAAAGTAGATTTGGTAACAACACATACCAATATCGATGATAAAGCGGGAAGCAAAGAAGCGAATGATCTTGCTTCGTATTTTATGGAACGTTTTGCAAATGAATCAGTGGATTCTGTTGAAATTATTTCCACTCATTACTATTCGGCAGCCAACCAAAAACCTGAGATCACTACGGTTCTTCCTTTGAAAATGGAAGAAACTGGGTCAAAAGGTTCTACCGGGCCTGATGTATTGTATGAGCCAGATCCAAAAACAATTTTGGAAAACCTTCTTCCTATGGTGATCAAAACAACTTTTGTTAAGATCATTTTGGAGTCGGTAGCATCCGAACACATTGCACGTAGAGTTGCTATGAAGGCGGCAACTGATGCAGCCGGTGAGATGATTAAACTTCTTACCCGCGGTTACAACCGAGTTCGTCAGGCAAAAATCACGCAGGAAATTTCAGAAATCGTAGGGGGAGCGGAAGCCATCTCCTAA
- the atpA gene encoding F0F1 ATP synthase subunit alpha → MKIKTDEVTSVLKQEIKNFKKDLQVEEVGTVLEVGDGIARVYGLTNVMSGELVEFQNGVRGQAFNLEENSVGVVIFGDYIKIEEGFSVKRVGKIFEVPVGPELLGRVLNPLGEVIDGKGPLNAKKTRPVESPAPGIAMRKSVHEPMQTGIKAIDAMIPIGRGQRELIIGDRGTGKTSIAIDTIINQKGKGVICVYVAIGQKASTVASTIEMLREKGALEYTIIVSANASEPAPMLFIAPYSGATMAEYFMYEEGKATLVVYDDLSKQAVAYRQMCLLLRRPPGREAYPGDVFYLHSRLLERAAKLDDKFGGGSMTALPIIETQEGEVSAYIPTNVISITDGQIYLQSNLFASGLRPAVDVGISVSRVGSAAQIKAMKKVAGTLKSDLAQFRDLEAFAQLGTELDPVTQAQLDRGYRVLEILKQPNNSPTPVEEQVISIFAVSKGFMDTIPTAKVREFETFLLRTMREQHPEILEEIRTAKEVKQEAALQKTIKSIVEHFLTKNN, encoded by the coding sequence ATGAAAATTAAAACAGACGAAGTAACGTCGGTACTAAAACAAGAAATTAAAAACTTCAAAAAAGACCTTCAAGTTGAAGAAGTTGGAACGGTTCTCGAAGTAGGGGACGGGATTGCGAGAGTTTACGGACTCACTAACGTAATGTCAGGAGAGCTTGTTGAATTCCAAAACGGAGTTCGAGGACAGGCCTTCAACTTAGAAGAAAACTCCGTAGGGGTTGTAATCTTTGGTGATTATATTAAAATTGAAGAAGGTTTTTCCGTTAAACGTGTAGGAAAGATCTTCGAAGTTCCGGTAGGACCGGAGCTCCTTGGCCGAGTGCTGAACCCTCTTGGGGAAGTGATCGACGGGAAAGGACCACTGAACGCAAAAAAAACAAGACCTGTTGAGTCACCAGCTCCAGGGATTGCGATGAGAAAGTCCGTTCATGAACCAATGCAAACAGGAATCAAAGCAATCGATGCCATGATCCCAATTGGTCGTGGACAACGAGAACTTATCATTGGTGACCGCGGAACGGGAAAAACTTCCATCGCGATCGATACCATCATCAACCAAAAAGGAAAAGGTGTGATCTGTGTTTACGTAGCGATTGGACAAAAAGCATCTACTGTTGCTTCCACTATCGAAATGTTACGTGAAAAAGGTGCTCTTGAGTATACTATCATCGTATCGGCAAACGCATCAGAACCTGCTCCCATGTTATTCATTGCTCCGTATTCCGGCGCAACTATGGCTGAATACTTTATGTATGAAGAAGGAAAAGCAACACTTGTAGTGTATGATGACCTTTCCAAACAAGCTGTAGCTTACAGACAAATGTGCCTTTTACTTCGCCGCCCACCAGGTCGTGAAGCATATCCTGGGGACGTATTCTACCTTCACTCTCGCCTTCTTGAAAGAGCAGCGAAACTCGATGATAAATTTGGTGGTGGGTCAATGACTGCACTTCCGATCATCGAAACACAAGAAGGGGAAGTATCAGCTTACATTCCTACTAACGTAATCTCCATCACTGATGGTCAGATCTACCTCCAGTCCAACCTTTTTGCATCGGGCCTTCGCCCTGCGGTGGACGTGGGAATTTCTGTATCAAGGGTGGGATCGGCAGCGCAAATCAAAGCGATGAAAAAAGTAGCAGGAACTTTGAAGTCAGATTTGGCTCAGTTCCGTGACTTGGAAGCATTTGCGCAGTTAGGAACAGAACTCGATCCAGTGACTCAAGCACAGCTTGATCGCGGTTACCGAGTTCTTGAAATTCTTAAACAACCAAACAACTCACCGACTCCAGTAGAAGAACAAGTAATCTCTATTTTTGCGGTTTCTAAAGGTTTTATGGATACAATCCCAACAGCAAAGGTTCGTGAATTCGAAACTTTCCTGCTAAGAACCATGAGAGAACAACACCCAGAAATTTTAGAAGAAATCAGAACTGCAAAAGAAGTAAAACAAGAAGCAGCTCTGCAAAAAACAATCAAATCGATTGTCGAACATTTTCTGACAAAGAATAATTAA